The proteins below come from a single Mya arenaria isolate MELC-2E11 chromosome 6, ASM2691426v1 genomic window:
- the LOC128236507 gene encoding mucin-17-like isoform X1, which yields MNGLKMDKRWIIVIIVLVSAQDSSGSIGNACYGTNIACDFYSLQCPQGEIIHLNNLIAGGKTNQTCRSEQHCSGGLDCCSYSQGDITSSFNLENTYHTYRNCSGRQSCAAIQAPWQRLDGQTFSSYVQIEYNCERASTKIPMCGSNPSIYNSSAEVWFDGSTETFDPTKASKECRCTIKNNQIGRGLELYMYLLDVRLESHYVGNVSSAACSSAQFSSEMIVIQCANTTQHWVTNFKYYDANSLTHQYSKVLQSGQTTDIGLASLYKDGQRDAPAMVWIRIASARSTDTFEIKCDEVTPADFTTTTTTVATTTTTPTTTTTTPTTTTTPTTTTTPTTTTTTPTTTTTPTTTTIPTTTTPTTTTTTTTTPKTTTTTPTTTTTTPTTTTTTIPTTTTTTQSTTSTTTTTTTPTTTTSAPSTTRTSTSNIRTTTTKPALTSKPTVITAPTTTSTSEPTTVIPVTPMPSATTRRTTNAPRTTSGSAPLVKDSDDNDTKTKIYLAILVPIAAAIAFGVIFCMWLYWKRNNKRPLKLLHQKKQRTKSEIYRVFSNPKGDNVLEDIIKREHGLRTPSLHESKPASVFGPDQPSFSHYVSGVPDPYEDAFVIGPSHAHDNPLYEDVDDKKSPLDGNGPYVIPLNVTEENPDKLPEPQSNGIRPRTTYIKLKHARPSTKSNVPATSDLTDSTKDIADVYEPGETKGDLQNSANKIPGTPRPIVNTNPDGSVTVHIDNVSNPSVPNSARSTPGASSPVSSRTRSPERGGNGAVIQI from the exons ACATGTCGATCCGAGCAACACTGCTCAGGAGGGCTTGACTGCTGTTCGTATAGCCAAGGGGACATAACCTCTTCTTTCAACCTAGAGAACACGTACCATACATACAGAAACTGTTCTGGGCGACAATCATGTGCAGCCATTCAGGCTCCCTGGCAGCGCTTGGACGGTCAGACGTTTTCGTCGTATGTTCAAATTGAATACAACTGTGAGAGAG CTTCAACGAAGATACCTATGTGTGGAAGCAATCCAAGCATTTACAACTCTTCAGCGGAAGTATGGTTCGACGGCTCAACAGAAACCTTTGATCCCACCAAGGCCAGCAAAGAATGCAGATGTACAATCAAGAATAACCAAATAGGGAGGGGTCTAgaattgtacatgtatctacTGGATGTCCGACTAGAGAGCCACTATGTAGGGAATGTCTCATCCGCAGCGTGCTCCAGTGCGCAATTCTCCTCAGAAATGATTGTCATTCAATGTGCCAATACAACTCAGCACTGGGTGACTAATTTCAAATATTACGATGCAAACAGTTTAACTCACCAGTATTCTAAAGTATTACAATCCGGGCAGACAACAGATATTGGACTCGCAAGCCTTTATAAAGATGGACAAAGAGACGCTCCAGCTATGGTTTGGATCAGGATTGCTTCAG CAAGATCGACTGACACATTTGAGATAAAGTGCGATGAAGTAACTCCTGCAGACttcacaacaacaactacaactgtTGCAACAACGACGACAACAccaactactacaacaactacacCAACGACTACAACAACTCCAACGACAACGACAACAccaactactacaacaactacacCAACGACTACAACAACTCCAACGACAACGACAATACCAACTACTACAACaccaactactacaactacaacaacgACAACACCAAAGACTACAACGACAACAccaactactacaacaacaacgccaacgacgacaacaacaacaatacccACAACTACTACAACGACACAATCAACTACATCTACAACGACTACAACTACAACACCAACCACAACAACATCAGCACCGTCGACAACTAGGACGTCCACTTCAAAtataagaacaacaacaacaaaacctgCGTTGACCAGCAAACCTACAGTTATAACAGCcccaacaacaacatcaacatctGAACCTACAACAGTTATACCTGTTACACCAATGCCTTCCGCGACGACGAGGCGAACAACTAATGCACCAAGGACAACTTCCGGTTCCGCCCCATTGGTGAAAGACAGTG ACGACAATGACACGAAGACAAAGATATACCTCGCCATTTTGGTTCCAATCGCCGCCGCCATCGCATTCGGAGTGATCTTCTGCATGTGGCTATACTGGAAACG AAATAACAAAAGACCATTGAAACTTCTACACCAAAAGAAACAAAGAACGAAGTCCGAGATATACAGGGTATTTAGTAATCCAAAAGGAGACAATGTTCTTGAAGATATAATCAAACGTGAACACGGACTTAGAACTCCGTCCCTCCATGAGTCAAAGCCTGCGTCGGTGTTTGGGCCAGACCAGCCGTCCTTCAGTCATTACGTGTCTGGCGTTCCAGATCCGTACGAAGATGCGTTTGTGATCGGACCCTCGCACGCGCACGATAATCCACTCTATGAAGACGTCGATGACAAAAAATCGCCTTTGGATGGGAACGGTCCATATGTTATACCATTGAACGTTACTGAGGAAAACCCGGACAAACTCCCCGAGCCCCAGTCTAATGGGATAAGACCGCGAACTActtatatcaaattaaaacatgcTCGACCATCTACTAAAAGCAACGTGCCAGCGACTTCAGATCTTACTGATTCTACAAAAGATATTGCAGATGTGTACGAGCCCGGCGAAACCAAAGGCGACTTACAAAATAGTGCTAATAAGATTCCAGGCACTCCACGACCGATAGTTAATACTAACCCAGACGGGTcggtgacagtgcatattgaCAATGTAAGCAATCCAAGTGTGCCAAACTCCGCACGATCCACTCCTGGCGCGTCTTCGCCCGTCTCCAGTAGAACAAGGTCCCCGGAGAGGGGAGGTAACGGAGCAGTCATACAAATTTAA
- the LOC128236507 gene encoding mucin-17-like isoform X4, whose amino-acid sequence MYRQWIILTIVLVSAQDSSGSIGNACYGTNIACDFYSLQCPQGEIIHLNNLIAGGKTNQTCRSEQHCSGGLDCCSYSQGDITSSFNLENTYHTYRNCSGRQSCAAIQAPWQRLDGQTFSSYVQIEYNCERASTKIPMCGSNPSIYNSSAEVWFDGSTETFDPTKASKECRCTIKNNQIGRGLELYMYLLDVRLESHYVGNVSSAACSSAQFSSEMIVIQCANTTQHWVTNFKYYDANSLTHQYSKVLQSGQTTDIGLASLYKDGQRDAPAMVWIRIASARSTDTFEIKCDEVTPADFTTTTTTVATTTTTPTTTTTTPTTTTTPTTTTTPTTTTTTPTTTTTPTTTTIPTTTTPTTTTTTTTTPKTTTTTPTTTTTTPTTTTTTIPTTTTTTQSTTSTTTTTTTPTTTTSAPSTTRTSTSNIRTTTTKPALTSKPTVITAPTTTSTSEPTTVIPVTPMPSATTRRTTNAPRTTSGSAPLVKDSDDNDTKTKIYLAILVPIAAAIAFGVIFCMWLYWKRNNKRPLKLLHQKKQRTKSEIYRVFSNPKGDNVLEDIIKREHGLRTPSLHESKPASVFGPDQPSFSHYVSGVPDPYEDAFVIGPSHAHDNPLYEDVDDKKSPLDGNGPYVIPLNVTEENPDKLPEPQSNGIRPRTTYIKLKHARPSTKSNVPATSDLTDSTKDIADVYEPGETKGDLQNSANKIPGTPRPIVNTNPDGSVTVHIDNVSNPSVPNSARSTPGASSPVSSRTRSPERGGNGAVIQI is encoded by the exons ACATGTCGATCCGAGCAACACTGCTCAGGAGGGCTTGACTGCTGTTCGTATAGCCAAGGGGACATAACCTCTTCTTTCAACCTAGAGAACACGTACCATACATACAGAAACTGTTCTGGGCGACAATCATGTGCAGCCATTCAGGCTCCCTGGCAGCGCTTGGACGGTCAGACGTTTTCGTCGTATGTTCAAATTGAATACAACTGTGAGAGAG CTTCAACGAAGATACCTATGTGTGGAAGCAATCCAAGCATTTACAACTCTTCAGCGGAAGTATGGTTCGACGGCTCAACAGAAACCTTTGATCCCACCAAGGCCAGCAAAGAATGCAGATGTACAATCAAGAATAACCAAATAGGGAGGGGTCTAgaattgtacatgtatctacTGGATGTCCGACTAGAGAGCCACTATGTAGGGAATGTCTCATCCGCAGCGTGCTCCAGTGCGCAATTCTCCTCAGAAATGATTGTCATTCAATGTGCCAATACAACTCAGCACTGGGTGACTAATTTCAAATATTACGATGCAAACAGTTTAACTCACCAGTATTCTAAAGTATTACAATCCGGGCAGACAACAGATATTGGACTCGCAAGCCTTTATAAAGATGGACAAAGAGACGCTCCAGCTATGGTTTGGATCAGGATTGCTTCAG CAAGATCGACTGACACATTTGAGATAAAGTGCGATGAAGTAACTCCTGCAGACttcacaacaacaactacaactgtTGCAACAACGACGACAACAccaactactacaacaactacacCAACGACTACAACAACTCCAACGACAACGACAACAccaactactacaacaactacacCAACGACTACAACAACTCCAACGACAACGACAATACCAACTACTACAACaccaactactacaactacaacaacgACAACACCAAAGACTACAACGACAACAccaactactacaacaacaacgccaacgacgacaacaacaacaatacccACAACTACTACAACGACACAATCAACTACATCTACAACGACTACAACTACAACACCAACCACAACAACATCAGCACCGTCGACAACTAGGACGTCCACTTCAAAtataagaacaacaacaacaaaacctgCGTTGACCAGCAAACCTACAGTTATAACAGCcccaacaacaacatcaacatctGAACCTACAACAGTTATACCTGTTACACCAATGCCTTCCGCGACGACGAGGCGAACAACTAATGCACCAAGGACAACTTCCGGTTCCGCCCCATTGGTGAAAGACAGTG ACGACAATGACACGAAGACAAAGATATACCTCGCCATTTTGGTTCCAATCGCCGCCGCCATCGCATTCGGAGTGATCTTCTGCATGTGGCTATACTGGAAACG AAATAACAAAAGACCATTGAAACTTCTACACCAAAAGAAACAAAGAACGAAGTCCGAGATATACAGGGTATTTAGTAATCCAAAAGGAGACAATGTTCTTGAAGATATAATCAAACGTGAACACGGACTTAGAACTCCGTCCCTCCATGAGTCAAAGCCTGCGTCGGTGTTTGGGCCAGACCAGCCGTCCTTCAGTCATTACGTGTCTGGCGTTCCAGATCCGTACGAAGATGCGTTTGTGATCGGACCCTCGCACGCGCACGATAATCCACTCTATGAAGACGTCGATGACAAAAAATCGCCTTTGGATGGGAACGGTCCATATGTTATACCATTGAACGTTACTGAGGAAAACCCGGACAAACTCCCCGAGCCCCAGTCTAATGGGATAAGACCGCGAACTActtatatcaaattaaaacatgcTCGACCATCTACTAAAAGCAACGTGCCAGCGACTTCAGATCTTACTGATTCTACAAAAGATATTGCAGATGTGTACGAGCCCGGCGAAACCAAAGGCGACTTACAAAATAGTGCTAATAAGATTCCAGGCACTCCACGACCGATAGTTAATACTAACCCAGACGGGTcggtgacagtgcatattgaCAATGTAAGCAATCCAAGTGTGCCAAACTCCGCACGATCCACTCCTGGCGCGTCTTCGCCCGTCTCCAGTAGAACAAGGTCCCCGGAGAGGGGAGGTAACGGAGCAGTCATACAAATTTAA
- the LOC128236507 gene encoding mucin-17-like isoform X2 yields the protein MDRNSCLIVLSIITVLVSAQDSSGSIGNACYGTNIACDFYSLQCPQGEIIHLNNLIAGGKTNQTCRSEQHCSGGLDCCSYSQGDITSSFNLENTYHTYRNCSGRQSCAAIQAPWQRLDGQTFSSYVQIEYNCERASTKIPMCGSNPSIYNSSAEVWFDGSTETFDPTKASKECRCTIKNNQIGRGLELYMYLLDVRLESHYVGNVSSAACSSAQFSSEMIVIQCANTTQHWVTNFKYYDANSLTHQYSKVLQSGQTTDIGLASLYKDGQRDAPAMVWIRIASARSTDTFEIKCDEVTPADFTTTTTTVATTTTTPTTTTTTPTTTTTPTTTTTPTTTTTTPTTTTTPTTTTIPTTTTPTTTTTTTTTPKTTTTTPTTTTTTPTTTTTTIPTTTTTTQSTTSTTTTTTTPTTTTSAPSTTRTSTSNIRTTTTKPALTSKPTVITAPTTTSTSEPTTVIPVTPMPSATTRRTTNAPRTTSGSAPLVKDSDDNDTKTKIYLAILVPIAAAIAFGVIFCMWLYWKRNNKRPLKLLHQKKQRTKSEIYRVFSNPKGDNVLEDIIKREHGLRTPSLHESKPASVFGPDQPSFSHYVSGVPDPYEDAFVIGPSHAHDNPLYEDVDDKKSPLDGNGPYVIPLNVTEENPDKLPEPQSNGIRPRTTYIKLKHARPSTKSNVPATSDLTDSTKDIADVYEPGETKGDLQNSANKIPGTPRPIVNTNPDGSVTVHIDNVSNPSVPNSARSTPGASSPVSSRTRSPERGGNGAVIQI from the exons ACATGTCGATCCGAGCAACACTGCTCAGGAGGGCTTGACTGCTGTTCGTATAGCCAAGGGGACATAACCTCTTCTTTCAACCTAGAGAACACGTACCATACATACAGAAACTGTTCTGGGCGACAATCATGTGCAGCCATTCAGGCTCCCTGGCAGCGCTTGGACGGTCAGACGTTTTCGTCGTATGTTCAAATTGAATACAACTGTGAGAGAG CTTCAACGAAGATACCTATGTGTGGAAGCAATCCAAGCATTTACAACTCTTCAGCGGAAGTATGGTTCGACGGCTCAACAGAAACCTTTGATCCCACCAAGGCCAGCAAAGAATGCAGATGTACAATCAAGAATAACCAAATAGGGAGGGGTCTAgaattgtacatgtatctacTGGATGTCCGACTAGAGAGCCACTATGTAGGGAATGTCTCATCCGCAGCGTGCTCCAGTGCGCAATTCTCCTCAGAAATGATTGTCATTCAATGTGCCAATACAACTCAGCACTGGGTGACTAATTTCAAATATTACGATGCAAACAGTTTAACTCACCAGTATTCTAAAGTATTACAATCCGGGCAGACAACAGATATTGGACTCGCAAGCCTTTATAAAGATGGACAAAGAGACGCTCCAGCTATGGTTTGGATCAGGATTGCTTCAG CAAGATCGACTGACACATTTGAGATAAAGTGCGATGAAGTAACTCCTGCAGACttcacaacaacaactacaactgtTGCAACAACGACGACAACAccaactactacaacaactacacCAACGACTACAACAACTCCAACGACAACGACAACAccaactactacaacaactacacCAACGACTACAACAACTCCAACGACAACGACAATACCAACTACTACAACaccaactactacaactacaacaacgACAACACCAAAGACTACAACGACAACAccaactactacaacaacaacgccaacgacgacaacaacaacaatacccACAACTACTACAACGACACAATCAACTACATCTACAACGACTACAACTACAACACCAACCACAACAACATCAGCACCGTCGACAACTAGGACGTCCACTTCAAAtataagaacaacaacaacaaaacctgCGTTGACCAGCAAACCTACAGTTATAACAGCcccaacaacaacatcaacatctGAACCTACAACAGTTATACCTGTTACACCAATGCCTTCCGCGACGACGAGGCGAACAACTAATGCACCAAGGACAACTTCCGGTTCCGCCCCATTGGTGAAAGACAGTG ACGACAATGACACGAAGACAAAGATATACCTCGCCATTTTGGTTCCAATCGCCGCCGCCATCGCATTCGGAGTGATCTTCTGCATGTGGCTATACTGGAAACG AAATAACAAAAGACCATTGAAACTTCTACACCAAAAGAAACAAAGAACGAAGTCCGAGATATACAGGGTATTTAGTAATCCAAAAGGAGACAATGTTCTTGAAGATATAATCAAACGTGAACACGGACTTAGAACTCCGTCCCTCCATGAGTCAAAGCCTGCGTCGGTGTTTGGGCCAGACCAGCCGTCCTTCAGTCATTACGTGTCTGGCGTTCCAGATCCGTACGAAGATGCGTTTGTGATCGGACCCTCGCACGCGCACGATAATCCACTCTATGAAGACGTCGATGACAAAAAATCGCCTTTGGATGGGAACGGTCCATATGTTATACCATTGAACGTTACTGAGGAAAACCCGGACAAACTCCCCGAGCCCCAGTCTAATGGGATAAGACCGCGAACTActtatatcaaattaaaacatgcTCGACCATCTACTAAAAGCAACGTGCCAGCGACTTCAGATCTTACTGATTCTACAAAAGATATTGCAGATGTGTACGAGCCCGGCGAAACCAAAGGCGACTTACAAAATAGTGCTAATAAGATTCCAGGCACTCCACGACCGATAGTTAATACTAACCCAGACGGGTcggtgacagtgcatattgaCAATGTAAGCAATCCAAGTGTGCCAAACTCCGCACGATCCACTCCTGGCGCGTCTTCGCCCGTCTCCAGTAGAACAAGGTCCCCGGAGAGGGGAGGTAACGGAGCAGTCATACAAATTTAA
- the LOC128236507 gene encoding mucin-17-like isoform X3, with protein MDKRWIILIIVLVSAQDSSGSIGNACYGTNIACDFYSLQCPQGEIIHLNNLIAGGKTNQTCRSEQHCSGGLDCCSYSQGDITSSFNLENTYHTYRNCSGRQSCAAIQAPWQRLDGQTFSSYVQIEYNCERASTKIPMCGSNPSIYNSSAEVWFDGSTETFDPTKASKECRCTIKNNQIGRGLELYMYLLDVRLESHYVGNVSSAACSSAQFSSEMIVIQCANTTQHWVTNFKYYDANSLTHQYSKVLQSGQTTDIGLASLYKDGQRDAPAMVWIRIASARSTDTFEIKCDEVTPADFTTTTTTVATTTTTPTTTTTTPTTTTTPTTTTTPTTTTTTPTTTTTPTTTTIPTTTTPTTTTTTTTTPKTTTTTPTTTTTTPTTTTTTIPTTTTTTQSTTSTTTTTTTPTTTTSAPSTTRTSTSNIRTTTTKPALTSKPTVITAPTTTSTSEPTTVIPVTPMPSATTRRTTNAPRTTSGSAPLVKDSDDNDTKTKIYLAILVPIAAAIAFGVIFCMWLYWKRNNKRPLKLLHQKKQRTKSEIYRVFSNPKGDNVLEDIIKREHGLRTPSLHESKPASVFGPDQPSFSHYVSGVPDPYEDAFVIGPSHAHDNPLYEDVDDKKSPLDGNGPYVIPLNVTEENPDKLPEPQSNGIRPRTTYIKLKHARPSTKSNVPATSDLTDSTKDIADVYEPGETKGDLQNSANKIPGTPRPIVNTNPDGSVTVHIDNVSNPSVPNSARSTPGASSPVSSRTRSPERGGNGAVIQI; from the exons ACATGTCGATCCGAGCAACACTGCTCAGGAGGGCTTGACTGCTGTTCGTATAGCCAAGGGGACATAACCTCTTCTTTCAACCTAGAGAACACGTACCATACATACAGAAACTGTTCTGGGCGACAATCATGTGCAGCCATTCAGGCTCCCTGGCAGCGCTTGGACGGTCAGACGTTTTCGTCGTATGTTCAAATTGAATACAACTGTGAGAGAG CTTCAACGAAGATACCTATGTGTGGAAGCAATCCAAGCATTTACAACTCTTCAGCGGAAGTATGGTTCGACGGCTCAACAGAAACCTTTGATCCCACCAAGGCCAGCAAAGAATGCAGATGTACAATCAAGAATAACCAAATAGGGAGGGGTCTAgaattgtacatgtatctacTGGATGTCCGACTAGAGAGCCACTATGTAGGGAATGTCTCATCCGCAGCGTGCTCCAGTGCGCAATTCTCCTCAGAAATGATTGTCATTCAATGTGCCAATACAACTCAGCACTGGGTGACTAATTTCAAATATTACGATGCAAACAGTTTAACTCACCAGTATTCTAAAGTATTACAATCCGGGCAGACAACAGATATTGGACTCGCAAGCCTTTATAAAGATGGACAAAGAGACGCTCCAGCTATGGTTTGGATCAGGATTGCTTCAG CAAGATCGACTGACACATTTGAGATAAAGTGCGATGAAGTAACTCCTGCAGACttcacaacaacaactacaactgtTGCAACAACGACGACAACAccaactactacaacaactacacCAACGACTACAACAACTCCAACGACAACGACAACAccaactactacaacaactacacCAACGACTACAACAACTCCAACGACAACGACAATACCAACTACTACAACaccaactactacaactacaacaacgACAACACCAAAGACTACAACGACAACAccaactactacaacaacaacgccaacgacgacaacaacaacaatacccACAACTACTACAACGACACAATCAACTACATCTACAACGACTACAACTACAACACCAACCACAACAACATCAGCACCGTCGACAACTAGGACGTCCACTTCAAAtataagaacaacaacaacaaaacctgCGTTGACCAGCAAACCTACAGTTATAACAGCcccaacaacaacatcaacatctGAACCTACAACAGTTATACCTGTTACACCAATGCCTTCCGCGACGACGAGGCGAACAACTAATGCACCAAGGACAACTTCCGGTTCCGCCCCATTGGTGAAAGACAGTG ACGACAATGACACGAAGACAAAGATATACCTCGCCATTTTGGTTCCAATCGCCGCCGCCATCGCATTCGGAGTGATCTTCTGCATGTGGCTATACTGGAAACG AAATAACAAAAGACCATTGAAACTTCTACACCAAAAGAAACAAAGAACGAAGTCCGAGATATACAGGGTATTTAGTAATCCAAAAGGAGACAATGTTCTTGAAGATATAATCAAACGTGAACACGGACTTAGAACTCCGTCCCTCCATGAGTCAAAGCCTGCGTCGGTGTTTGGGCCAGACCAGCCGTCCTTCAGTCATTACGTGTCTGGCGTTCCAGATCCGTACGAAGATGCGTTTGTGATCGGACCCTCGCACGCGCACGATAATCCACTCTATGAAGACGTCGATGACAAAAAATCGCCTTTGGATGGGAACGGTCCATATGTTATACCATTGAACGTTACTGAGGAAAACCCGGACAAACTCCCCGAGCCCCAGTCTAATGGGATAAGACCGCGAACTActtatatcaaattaaaacatgcTCGACCATCTACTAAAAGCAACGTGCCAGCGACTTCAGATCTTACTGATTCTACAAAAGATATTGCAGATGTGTACGAGCCCGGCGAAACCAAAGGCGACTTACAAAATAGTGCTAATAAGATTCCAGGCACTCCACGACCGATAGTTAATACTAACCCAGACGGGTcggtgacagtgcatattgaCAATGTAAGCAATCCAAGTGTGCCAAACTCCGCACGATCCACTCCTGGCGCGTCTTCGCCCGTCTCCAGTAGAACAAGGTCCCCGGAGAGGGGAGGTAACGGAGCAGTCATACAAATTTAA
- the LOC128239480 gene encoding heparan sulfate glucosamine 3-O-sulfotransferase 1-like: protein MKSCQRLCISIIAISTCLWLVFFYTRTANYFNYDNDKEGNPLKTKLFVKRCTYADVLERISKTHVAKCNKGIMTPKRHTGIIRTVTRKVQFVNSTAMTHVKMSMECYKELPKCLIIGIQKCGTLALAEFLRIHPDIAIDARQTYFFSSNYSKGLTWYLDKLPCSQKGQITMERTPQYFYMRESPWRVFSARRDMKLLIIVCNPVKRTISNFAMAQYRNREHRNARFEEEVFNINEKNFTVNDNSLYVDKSRYAKHLQKWLEYFPRSQLHVIDGQRFTQFPAQELTKIERFLGLRPYINQSCFVYNKRSGFYCLRNNTDVSSVTNIKCLPPTKGRPHPLIGKTYLERLKQYFSPQNDVFFNLIMMKNWFQW, encoded by the coding sequence ATGAAGTCATGCCAAAGACTTTGTATATCTATCATCGCCATTTCTACTTGCTTGTGGTTAGTGTTTTTCTACACACGCACGGCAAATTATTTCAACTATGACAACGACAAGGAAGGCAATCCTTTAAAAACAAAGCTTTTTGTAAAACGTTGCACATATGCCGATGTATTAGAACGGATCTCTAAAACACATGTGGCGAAATGTAACAAGGGAATTATGACTCCGAAACGGCATACAGGGATAATTCGAACAGTAACACGCAAAGTGCAGTTTGTGAATTCAACGGCAATGACTCATGTTAAAATGTCTATGGAGTGTTACAAAGAACTTCCAAAATGCCTTATTATCGGTATTCAAAAATGTGGAACCTTAGCACTGGCAGAATTTTTACGAATCCATCCAGATATTGCTATAGATGCGCGACAGACATACTTTTTTTCAAGCAATTACTCGAAGGGCTTGACCTGGTATCTTGACAAGTTGCCTTGTAGTCAGAAGGGACAAATAACAATGGAACGTACCCCGCAGTATTTTTATATGCGTGAAAGTCCATGGAGGGTATTCTCGGCACGACGCGATATGAAGTTGCTAATCATCGTGTGTAATCCAGTCAAAAGGACCATATCGAACTTTGCGATGGCTCAATATAGGAACAGAGAGCATAGAAACGCAAGATTTGAGGAGGAAGTGTTCAATATCAACGAGAAAAACTTCACCGTCAATGACAATAGCCTTTACGTTGACAAGTCAAGATACGCGAAACATTTACAGAAATGGTTAGAATACTTTCCGCGCAGTCAATTGCACGTAATCGATGGTCAACGATTCACACAATTTCCAGCCCAAGAACTGACAAAAATAGAAAGATTTCTTGGATTACGCCCGTACATTAATCAGTCTTGTTTTGTGTATAATAAACGTTCGGGGTTTTATTGCTTACGAAATAATACAGATGTATCCAgtgttacaaatataaagtGTCTTCCTCCGACTAAAGGTCGACCTCACCCGTTAATAGGGAAGACGTATTTAGAACGACTGAAACAGTATTTCTCTCCTCAAAACGATGTGTTCTTTAACCTAATCATGATGAAAAACTGGTTTCAGTGGTGA